The Odocoileus virginianus isolate 20LAN1187 ecotype Illinois chromosome 3, Ovbor_1.2, whole genome shotgun sequence genome includes a window with the following:
- the JMJD4 gene encoding 2-oxoglutarate and iron-dependent oxygenase JMJD4 isoform X1, with amino-acid sequence MDRETRVFAESHFRGLEGRLPSRVCPKLDRVDFIEKPDSFSYADFFKGYLLPNLPCVFSSAFTEDWGSRRLWVTPSGKPNFDYLLQNYGDVVVPVANCGVQEYNSNPKEHMALRDYISYWKEYIQGNYSSSRGCLYLKDWHLCRDFSTEGVFTLPIYFSSDWLNEYWDALDVDDYRFVYMGPTGTWSPFHADIFRSFSWSVNICGRKKWFFFPPGQEDALRDRHGGLPYDVTSPSLLDSRLHPMRDGCSPPLEVTQEAGEMVFVPSGWHHQVHNLEDTISINHNWVNGCNLANMWHFLQQELRAVQQEVIEWRDAMPDWHHHCQVIMKSCSGINFEEFYHFLKIIAERRLLLLAKGMSPGQAEGGEDTGLGPQQAAFDISRIAEVLESVVVHPDFQRVDTSTFSPRPEVLLRQLKEAVAATTSL; translated from the exons ATGGACAGGGAGACGCGCGTGTTCGCCGAGAGCCACTTCAGAGGCCTCGAGGGGCGTCTCCCCAGCAGAGTTTGTCCGAAACTGGACCGCGTGGACTTCATCGAGAAGCCGGACTCCTTTTCCTACGCAGACTTTTTCAAGGGCTACCTGCTCCCCAACTTGCCCTGTGTTTTTTCCAGCGCCTTCACCGAGGACTGGGGTAGCAGGAGGCTCTGGGTGACACCCAGCGGAAAGCCCAACTTCGATTATCTGCTTCAGAACTATG GAGACGTGGTTGTACCTGTTGCAAACTGTGGGGTCCAGGAATACAACTCCAACCCCAAAGAACACATGGCCCTCAGAGACTACATCAGCTACTGGAAAGAGTACATTCAGGGAAACTACTCCTCTTCACGGGGCTGTTTATATCTCAAAGACTGGCATCTGTGCAG GGACTTCTCGACAGAAGGCGTGTTCACCCTGCCCATATACTTCTCATCTGACTGGCTCAACGAGTATTGGGATGCCCTAGACGTGGATGACTACCGCTTCGTTTACATGGGGCCCACCGGCACTTG GTCGCCGTTCCATGCCGACATTTTCCGCTCCTTCAGCTGGTCCGTCAACATCTGCGGGAGGAAGAAGTGGTTCTTCTTCCCACCAGGGCAAGAAGACGCCCTGCGGGACCGTCATGGTGGCCTGCCCTACGACGTGacctcccccagcctcctggaCAGCCGCCTGCACCCCATGCGAGATGGCTGTAGCCCGCCGCTGGAGGTCACGCAGGAGGCGGGCGAGATGGTGTTTGTGCCCAGTGGGTGGCACCACCAAGTCCACAACCTG GAGGACACCATCTCCATCAACCACAACTGGGTCAACGGCTGTAACCTGGCCAACATGTGGCACTTCCTGCAGCAGGAGCTCCGTGCCGTGCAGCAGGAGGTCATTGAGTGGAGGGACGCCATGCCTGACTGGCATCACCACTGCCAG gtcaTCATGAAGTCCTGCTCTGGGattaattttgaagaattttatcaCTTCCTGAAGATCATTGCTGAAAGGAGGCTTCTCCTCCTTGCGAAGGGGATGAGCCCTGGCCAGGCAGAGGGTGGCGAGGACACTGGATTGGGCCCCCAGCAGGCCGCATTTGACATTAGCCGCATAGCTGAGGTGCTGGAGTCCGTGGTGGTCCACCCTGACTTCCAGAGGGTGGATACTAGTACATTCTCACCACGGCCAGAGGTACTACTGCGGCAGCTGAAAGAGGCTGTAGCTGCCACGACATCCCTTTAG
- the JMJD4 gene encoding 2-oxoglutarate and iron-dependent oxygenase JMJD4 isoform X2, with protein sequence MDRETRVFAESHFRGLEGRLPSRVCPKLDRVDFIEKPDSFSYADFFKGYLLPNLPCVFSSAFTEDWGSRRLWVTPSGKPNFDYLLQNYGDVVVPVANCGVQEYNSNPKEHMALRDYISYWKEYIQGNYSSSRGCLYLKDWHLCRDFSTEGVFTLPIYFSSDWLNEYWDALDVDDYRFVYMGPTGTCWSVNICGRKKWFFFPPGQEDALRDRHGGLPYDVTSPSLLDSRLHPMRDGCSPPLEVTQEAGEMVFVPSGWHHQVHNLEDTISINHNWVNGCNLANMWHFLQQELRAVQQEVIEWRDAMPDWHHHCQVIMKSCSGINFEEFYHFLKIIAERRLLLLAKGMSPGQAEGGEDTGLGPQQAAFDISRIAEVLESVVVHPDFQRVDTSTFSPRPEVLLRQLKEAVAATTSL encoded by the exons ATGGACAGGGAGACGCGCGTGTTCGCCGAGAGCCACTTCAGAGGCCTCGAGGGGCGTCTCCCCAGCAGAGTTTGTCCGAAACTGGACCGCGTGGACTTCATCGAGAAGCCGGACTCCTTTTCCTACGCAGACTTTTTCAAGGGCTACCTGCTCCCCAACTTGCCCTGTGTTTTTTCCAGCGCCTTCACCGAGGACTGGGGTAGCAGGAGGCTCTGGGTGACACCCAGCGGAAAGCCCAACTTCGATTATCTGCTTCAGAACTATG GAGACGTGGTTGTACCTGTTGCAAACTGTGGGGTCCAGGAATACAACTCCAACCCCAAAGAACACATGGCCCTCAGAGACTACATCAGCTACTGGAAAGAGTACATTCAGGGAAACTACTCCTCTTCACGGGGCTGTTTATATCTCAAAGACTGGCATCTGTGCAG GGACTTCTCGACAGAAGGCGTGTTCACCCTGCCCATATACTTCTCATCTGACTGGCTCAACGAGTATTGGGATGCCCTAGACGTGGATGACTACCGCTTCGTTTACATGGGGCCCACCGGCACTTG CTGGTCCGTCAACATCTGCGGGAGGAAGAAGTGGTTCTTCTTCCCACCAGGGCAAGAAGACGCCCTGCGGGACCGTCATGGTGGCCTGCCCTACGACGTGacctcccccagcctcctggaCAGCCGCCTGCACCCCATGCGAGATGGCTGTAGCCCGCCGCTGGAGGTCACGCAGGAGGCGGGCGAGATGGTGTTTGTGCCCAGTGGGTGGCACCACCAAGTCCACAACCTG GAGGACACCATCTCCATCAACCACAACTGGGTCAACGGCTGTAACCTGGCCAACATGTGGCACTTCCTGCAGCAGGAGCTCCGTGCCGTGCAGCAGGAGGTCATTGAGTGGAGGGACGCCATGCCTGACTGGCATCACCACTGCCAG gtcaTCATGAAGTCCTGCTCTGGGattaattttgaagaattttatcaCTTCCTGAAGATCATTGCTGAAAGGAGGCTTCTCCTCCTTGCGAAGGGGATGAGCCCTGGCCAGGCAGAGGGTGGCGAGGACACTGGATTGGGCCCCCAGCAGGCCGCATTTGACATTAGCCGCATAGCTGAGGTGCTGGAGTCCGTGGTGGTCCACCCTGACTTCCAGAGGGTGGATACTAGTACATTCTCACCACGGCCAGAGGTACTACTGCGGCAGCTGAAAGAGGCTGTAGCTGCCACGACATCCCTTTAG
- the JMJD4 gene encoding 2-oxoglutarate and iron-dependent oxygenase JMJD4 isoform X3, with translation MDRETRVFAESHFRGLEGRLPSRVCPKLDRVDFIEKPDSFSYADFFKGYLLPNLPCVFSSAFTEDWGSRRLWVTPSGKPNFDYLLQNYGDVVVPVANCGVQEYNSNPKEHMALRDYISYWKEYIQGNYSSSRGCLYLKDWHLCRSPFHADIFRSFSWSVNICGRKKWFFFPPGQEDALRDRHGGLPYDVTSPSLLDSRLHPMRDGCSPPLEVTQEAGEMVFVPSGWHHQVHNLEDTISINHNWVNGCNLANMWHFLQQELRAVQQEVIEWRDAMPDWHHHCQVIMKSCSGINFEEFYHFLKIIAERRLLLLAKGMSPGQAEGGEDTGLGPQQAAFDISRIAEVLESVVVHPDFQRVDTSTFSPRPEVLLRQLKEAVAATTSL, from the exons ATGGACAGGGAGACGCGCGTGTTCGCCGAGAGCCACTTCAGAGGCCTCGAGGGGCGTCTCCCCAGCAGAGTTTGTCCGAAACTGGACCGCGTGGACTTCATCGAGAAGCCGGACTCCTTTTCCTACGCAGACTTTTTCAAGGGCTACCTGCTCCCCAACTTGCCCTGTGTTTTTTCCAGCGCCTTCACCGAGGACTGGGGTAGCAGGAGGCTCTGGGTGACACCCAGCGGAAAGCCCAACTTCGATTATCTGCTTCAGAACTATG GAGACGTGGTTGTACCTGTTGCAAACTGTGGGGTCCAGGAATACAACTCCAACCCCAAAGAACACATGGCCCTCAGAGACTACATCAGCTACTGGAAAGAGTACATTCAGGGAAACTACTCCTCTTCACGGGGCTGTTTATATCTCAAAGACTGGCATCTGTGCAG GTCGCCGTTCCATGCCGACATTTTCCGCTCCTTCAGCTGGTCCGTCAACATCTGCGGGAGGAAGAAGTGGTTCTTCTTCCCACCAGGGCAAGAAGACGCCCTGCGGGACCGTCATGGTGGCCTGCCCTACGACGTGacctcccccagcctcctggaCAGCCGCCTGCACCCCATGCGAGATGGCTGTAGCCCGCCGCTGGAGGTCACGCAGGAGGCGGGCGAGATGGTGTTTGTGCCCAGTGGGTGGCACCACCAAGTCCACAACCTG GAGGACACCATCTCCATCAACCACAACTGGGTCAACGGCTGTAACCTGGCCAACATGTGGCACTTCCTGCAGCAGGAGCTCCGTGCCGTGCAGCAGGAGGTCATTGAGTGGAGGGACGCCATGCCTGACTGGCATCACCACTGCCAG gtcaTCATGAAGTCCTGCTCTGGGattaattttgaagaattttatcaCTTCCTGAAGATCATTGCTGAAAGGAGGCTTCTCCTCCTTGCGAAGGGGATGAGCCCTGGCCAGGCAGAGGGTGGCGAGGACACTGGATTGGGCCCCCAGCAGGCCGCATTTGACATTAGCCGCATAGCTGAGGTGCTGGAGTCCGTGGTGGTCCACCCTGACTTCCAGAGGGTGGATACTAGTACATTCTCACCACGGCCAGAGGTACTACTGCGGCAGCTGAAAGAGGCTGTAGCTGCCACGACATCCCTTTAG